One Microcebus murinus isolate Inina chromosome 7, M.murinus_Inina_mat1.0, whole genome shotgun sequence genomic region harbors:
- the AARD gene encoding alanine- and arginine-rich domain-containing protein has translation MGPGDSGRCRERISWGPPGVPRRTGLWLPPACPQRSFPGDCKSTDVQQKAPAASPRPEDVRGRLARALQRAVRHWGSRRARAAAAAEREEQSRARVEGALAGLRAELLEMHFQNHQLARTLLDLNMKMQQLKREYELEIASESQSPKDNDMNPE, from the exons ATGGGCCCAGGAGACTCCGGCCGCTGCAGAGAGAGAATCTCCTGGGGGCCCCCTGGAGTCCCACGCAGAACTGGGCTTTGGCTCCCACCCGCGTGTCCCCAGCGCAGCTTCCCCGGGGACTGCAAGAGCACCGATGTCCAGCAGAAGGCTCCCGCCGCCAGCCCGCGGCCGGAGGACGTCAGAGGGCGGCTGGCGCGCGCCTTGCAGCGGGCGGTGCGGCACTGGGGCTCGCGGcgcgcgcgggcggcggcggcggcggagcggGAGGAGCAGAGCCGGGCGCGCGTCGAGGGCGCCCTGGCCGGTCTGCGCGCGGAGCTG ctggAAATGCATTTCCAAAACCACCAGCTGGCTAGAACTTTGCTGGACCTAAACATGAAAATGCAGCAATTGAAAAGGGAGTATGAACTGGAAATCGCATCAGAATCTCAAAGCCCGAAAGATAATGACATGAATCCAGAATAA